One part of the Vicia villosa cultivar HV-30 ecotype Madison, WI linkage group LG6, Vvil1.0, whole genome shotgun sequence genome encodes these proteins:
- the LOC131609725 gene encoding uncharacterized protein LOC131609725 codes for MSQQGQIPINAMVPQPNQIPPFPPQHPMHIPNMHMPNMRMPMPMHIPMHMQMPYHMPLRVPYSTQDAAGYPAPGKRRREEEDPGISVPAELSAAKRVKGQDVIFRIVVPSRQIGKVIGKEGCRIQKIREETKANIKIADAIAIYEERVIIISSKDNDEMVTCAEKALEQIAKLILKEDGSSLDTSRVNAGHVAANTIRLLIAGSQAGGLIGMSGQNIEKLRNSSGAMISVLAPSQLPLCASAHESDRVVQLSGDVSTVLKALEEIGIQLRENPPRQVISISPTYNYAAVRPSQPYLDPNSVDYVTFEMLISETMVGGLIGRSGSNISRIRNESGAMIKVYGGKGEQKHRQIQFGGSAQQVALAKQRVDEYIYSQLIQQSDT; via the exons ATGTCTCAACAAGGTCAAATTCCGATAAACGCCATGGTTCCTCAGCCGAATCAAATCCCACCATTCCCTCCACAGCATCCCATGCACATACCCAACATGCACATGCCCAACATGCGCATGCCTATGCCGATGCACATACCCATGCATATGCAAATGCCATATCACATGCCACTCCGGGTCCCTTACTCCACTCAAGACGCCGCAGGATACCCCGCACCTGGGAAGCGCCGCCGAGAGGAAGAAGATCCGGGTATCTCCGTCCCGGCTGAGCTATCGGCGGCCAAACGCGTGAAGGGTCAGGATGTGATATTCAGGATCGTCGTGCCGTCTCGGCAGATCGGTAAGGTTATCGGAAAAGAAGGTTGCCGGATACAGAAGATTCGGGAAGAGACCAAAGCTAACATCAAAATTGCTGACGCTATTGCt ATTTATGAAGAGCGTGTTATCATTATTAGTTCTAAAGACAATGATGAAATGGTTACTTGTGCAGAAAAAGCTTTAGAGCAGATAGCCAAATTAATTTTAAAG GAAGATGGTAGCAGTCTTGATACGTCAAGAGTTAATGCCGGGCACGTGGCTGCCAATACAATAAGACTTTTGATTGCTGGGTCCCAGGCAGGTGGATTGATTGGGATGTCGGGTCAAAACATTGAGAAGTTACGGAACTCTTCTGGTGCCATGATTTCTGTACTTGCACCTAGTCAGTTGCCTTTGTGTGCTTCTGCACATGAATCTGATCGAGTAGTACAG TTATCAGGAGATGTTTCCACAGTATTGAAGGCATTGGAGGAGATAGGTATCCAGCTAAG GGAAAACCCCCCAAGACAAGTGATTTCAATCAGCCCAACATACAATTACGCGGCAGTTCGACCATCCCAGCCATATCTTGACCCAAATTCAG TTGATTATGTTACATTCGAGATGCTGATTTCGGAAACAATGGTTGGTGGGTTGATTGGCAGAAGCGGCTCAAACATATCAAGAATCAGAAATGAGTCTGGAGCAATGATCAAG GTTTATGGTGGAAAAGGTGAACAGAAGCATAGGCAGATTCAATTTGGTGGCAGTGCCCAACAG GTAGCCTTGGCAAAACAGAGAGTTGATGAATATATATACTCTCAGTTGATACAACAATCTGATACCTAA